A genome region from Nocardia sp. NBC_01730 includes the following:
- a CDS encoding helix-turn-helix domain-containing protein yields the protein MTTGEVIRRVRKSIGMTQTELGALIKFSQPAVSGLERGGPASHDVRVLRLVARALGVPLAILVVESDQEADVDRRNFFRAGALGGVGAAAMMAANAPAQGESISSVKVGASDVAAINESVNQIHELDLVVGGDRLCRVAANQVRYVEQLLDNATYSEAVGRALTSACAEMMTATGWVHLDAGHLDDARRYYADAANAANVAGDGVAAAHALGNASHLMLRRPENPAGHPLAVQYAQAASRAALRDGGPKLRALTAIREAEAQGARGDKAAATAAISRAHRAYESIRGHDPDWVYVPEAELSGVTGKAQMWLGEYGAAAVHLQAAIDGSSAWPRECASWQVSLAHNFVNSGDIARGCALLADNFDAISSLASTRLHQRIDCIANRVRIHATVPEVREFLGKRAALV from the coding sequence ATGACGACCGGTGAAGTCATCCGGCGGGTGCGGAAGTCCATCGGGATGACCCAGACGGAGTTGGGTGCGTTGATCAAGTTCTCCCAACCGGCGGTATCCGGTTTGGAGCGTGGTGGCCCGGCGTCCCACGATGTTCGCGTCCTGCGACTTGTTGCTCGCGCCCTTGGGGTTCCGCTTGCCATACTGGTGGTGGAGTCGGACCAGGAGGCAGATGTGGACCGTCGCAATTTCTTCAGAGCAGGGGCGCTCGGAGGTGTCGGGGCCGCCGCCATGATGGCGGCGAACGCACCGGCCCAGGGCGAATCGATATCCAGCGTGAAAGTTGGTGCGAGCGATGTAGCTGCTATCAACGAGAGTGTGAACCAAATCCACGAGCTGGACTTGGTGGTTGGCGGTGACCGGCTGTGCCGGGTGGCCGCGAACCAAGTCCGTTACGTTGAGCAGTTGCTCGACAATGCGACCTACAGTGAAGCGGTCGGACGAGCCCTGACCAGCGCATGCGCCGAGATGATGACCGCTACGGGGTGGGTGCATCTTGACGCGGGCCATCTGGACGATGCTCGCCGTTACTACGCCGACGCGGCGAATGCGGCAAACGTGGCTGGTGACGGGGTTGCGGCAGCTCATGCCTTGGGCAACGCCAGTCATCTCATGCTGAGGCGTCCCGAAAACCCGGCAGGGCATCCCCTGGCCGTGCAGTACGCACAGGCAGCGTCGCGGGCAGCTCTTCGTGACGGTGGTCCGAAACTACGAGCGCTGACGGCGATTCGCGAGGCTGAAGCCCAAGGGGCACGTGGCGACAAGGCCGCGGCGACTGCGGCGATCAGCCGGGCGCACCGTGCCTATGAATCGATTCGAGGGCATGACCCTGATTGGGTGTATGTGCCCGAGGCTGAGCTCAGCGGAGTTACCGGCAAGGCTCAGATGTGGTTGGGCGAATACGGTGCGGCGGCTGTCCATTTGCAAGCCGCGATCGACGGCTCGTCGGCCTGGCCGCGGGAGTGTGCTTCATGGCAGGTCAGCCTTGCGCACAACTTCGTCAACTCCGGTGACATCGCCCGAGGGTGCGCGCTGCTTGCCGACAACTTCGACGCCATCAGTAGCCTCGCCTCCACGCGATTGCATCAGCGAATCGACTGTATTGCCAATCGGGTTCGTATCCATGCCACAGTGCCCGAGGTACGGGAGTTTCTGGGGAAGCGTGCAGCACTGGTGTAG
- the darG gene encoding type II toxin-antitoxin system antitoxin DNA ADP-ribosyl glycohydrolase DarG has translation MIREEHGNLLRADADALVNTVNTVGVMGKGIALQFRRAYPEMFRAYETAAKAGEVRIGEIFIWETGALNGPRFILNFPTKRHWRSPSRLPDIESGLSDLVLVIRKYQIRSIAIPPLGCGNGGLAWQDVAPLIWKALAPIAADADIRVYPPEGAPPAAEMVTRTAPPRMTIARAAVIKLLRAYEEAALHAATQVEVQKLAYFLQHAGLNLRLEFSKGRYGPYADNLRKTLREIEGHFVTGFGDGSGRALESEPIRVLTEAVDRSESLLADHEDATRHVERVISLSEGFSSMYGMELLASVHWAAAHGNSQNRHEIVDYVRAWTERKGTLFTDAHIAAAIARLTEQHWLPMELID, from the coding sequence ATGATTCGAGAGGAACACGGCAACCTCCTCCGTGCAGACGCCGACGCACTGGTCAACACCGTCAACACGGTAGGAGTAATGGGCAAAGGCATCGCCCTGCAATTCCGCCGCGCCTATCCGGAGATGTTCCGTGCCTATGAGACTGCGGCCAAAGCAGGTGAGGTCCGGATCGGGGAGATATTCATCTGGGAAACCGGGGCGCTGAACGGCCCACGCTTCATCCTGAACTTCCCGACTAAACGACATTGGCGCTCACCCAGTCGGTTGCCCGATATCGAGTCCGGGCTGAGCGATCTTGTTCTAGTCATTCGCAAGTACCAGATCCGTTCCATAGCGATTCCCCCGCTTGGCTGCGGAAACGGCGGCTTGGCCTGGCAAGATGTTGCGCCACTGATCTGGAAGGCGCTCGCACCCATCGCGGCCGATGCCGACATCCGGGTCTACCCGCCTGAAGGTGCGCCACCCGCCGCCGAGATGGTCACTCGCACAGCTCCACCACGTATGACGATTGCCCGGGCCGCCGTCATCAAATTACTGCGGGCATACGAGGAAGCGGCCTTGCACGCGGCGACTCAGGTCGAAGTACAAAAGCTGGCGTATTTCCTGCAACATGCGGGACTGAACTTGCGGCTGGAGTTCAGTAAGGGCCGTTACGGACCGTACGCCGATAACTTGCGCAAGACCTTGCGGGAAATCGAGGGACACTTCGTCACCGGTTTCGGCGACGGCAGCGGTCGCGCGTTAGAGTCCGAGCCGATCCGTGTGCTAACCGAAGCCGTGGATCGCTCCGAATCGCTACTTGCCGATCATGAGGATGCGACGCGGCACGTCGAGCGTGTTATCTCATTGTCGGAGGGCTTCAGCAGCATGTACGGCATGGAGCTGTTAGCTAGCGTCCACTGGGCCGCAGCACACGGGAATTCCCAGAACAGACATGAAATCGTCGATTACGTCCGAGCCTGGACAGAGCGCAAGGGTACGCTTTTCACCGATGCGCATATTGCTGCCGCGATCGCACGGCTTACCGAACAGCATTGGCTTCCAATGGAACTCATAGATTGA
- the darT gene encoding type II toxin-antitoxin system toxin DNA ADP-ribosyl transferase DarT, with the protein MTKRPSPTWVFHITRLEHVPSMMEHGIWSDTLASSTGLTSIPIGHSHLKQQRAARTVPIHPGGFLSDYVPFYFAPRSPMLYAINKGRVAGYTDGCDRIVYLATKVTELRTRTESVLGTDRHALAAYARFTADDSELTRLVDWPLMESKYWHDVDEYPDRCERRQAELLVHQHVPWDSILFIATRSDEVATEVRQMLGSKTPTPKLDVRPGWYF; encoded by the coding sequence ATGACAAAGCGGCCGTCGCCAACTTGGGTGTTCCATATCACTCGGCTCGAGCATGTTCCGTCGATGATGGAGCATGGGATTTGGAGCGACACTCTCGCATCGTCGACGGGACTGACATCTATTCCGATCGGGCACAGTCACCTCAAGCAGCAGCGCGCCGCCCGAACCGTGCCGATACACCCGGGCGGATTCCTGTCCGACTACGTCCCCTTCTACTTCGCGCCGCGCAGCCCGATGCTGTACGCGATCAACAAAGGACGTGTTGCGGGCTACACCGATGGCTGCGATCGGATCGTGTACCTTGCCACCAAGGTCACGGAGCTGCGAACCCGGACGGAGTCCGTACTCGGCACCGACAGACACGCCCTTGCGGCCTACGCACGCTTCACGGCCGATGATAGCGAGCTGACACGGCTGGTCGACTGGCCGCTCATGGAGAGCAAATACTGGCATGACGTCGACGAGTACCCGGATCGCTGCGAACGTCGGCAAGCTGAGTTGCTCGTTCACCAGCATGTTCCGTGGGATAGCATCCTGTTCATCGCGACTCGATCCGACGAGGTAGCGACCGAGGTCAGGCAGATGCTTGGGTCCAAGACTCCGACACCCAAGCTCGATGTCAGACCCGGCTGGTACTTCTAG
- a CDS encoding Eco57I restriction-modification methylase domain-containing protein has translation MVQAGQWLLLAEAERWAEGRYLALDLLVVAERRHEARGGEIDRAAAILGEQAFAPDADGTVWWAEVLKDSVKHTVGVSKDLREGIRLSIEIIANEVVRRRAAADPPLDAIDGQELAKHSLRFLYRILFLLYAEASPEMQVLPSGAAEYEEGYGLDRLRELTLAELGSVRAKTGTHLYASLKKLFDLVDRGHTPAIRENIADDPAPGLVFNPLRADLFSAKATALIDEVGLGNEATQQILEHLLLSKERKGRKGRERGFISYAELGINQLGAVYEGLMSYTGFFAEEDLYEVAKNGDPEKGSWVVPVDRSDHLSESDFVRAIDETTGEEKPVLHTKGTFVFRLAGRERQQSASYYTPEVLTKFVVEQALEELLDQNDTRTTPEQILQLTICEPALGSGAFAIEAVRQLAAAYLERKQEDLGELIEADQYPIELQKVKAHIALHQVYGVDLNATAVELAEISLWLDTMVAGLQAPWFGLHLRRGNSLIGARRSVYAPSMLAKKAWLKTSAKDVPLGESIGDGIHHFLLPSQGWGAVVDTPEARTYAPERREELRLWRNEIRKSPSKAIVKRLSALAQRVETLWEFTLRRLTIAESEIRRDIHLWGTEPAEHTPAVTREEIEAALNDEDGAYRRLRRVMDAWCALWSWPVTGDAEPPDWDQWVGGLEALIGVPPKAGKFEKYGQTSMAGDLDWHALDTAEDIDRTFAQVSTIEHAVVRFPWLNIASGIAVAQGFVHWDLDFAPVFSHGGFDLQVGNPPWVRPDWDEAGVLAEFDPWWQLAAKPSEQVKKQKLAALLELDVVRKALLDERADQSGQNEHLGSGIDRPVLSGLQPDLYRCFIERTWRSSSHRGIVSMIHPETHFSEARANKLRRQCYRRLRRHWQFRNELKLFTEINHTRQYGVHVYGSKSDVRFIQGTALYHPEVPTRSLQHDGSGPAPGVKDPDGKWDVRPHAQRVIEITELELADWAALIDEPGAPAAESRMLYPVNRASADVLNKLASAPRITETGLEWTDGWHESADRKEGYFESRSAVPSSWDDAILQGPHITIACPIYQQGNPTMRNNLDYSAIDLASISETFIARTNYQPAKRYEEYIDAYPNWNGVPSTNYFRLAWRRMADPATVRTLHSCIVPPGTCFVGTVLSGKLPTPVDVTVASGIWSSLPVDFLVKTSGSTELKHGLIRRLPHIRHHFLEERLILRTLRMNCLVQPFAPLWEYLYSQRWGDDNWVPGVGIEHSDRTKIGAIGLAWRWSTPLRRAADRRQALIEIDAIVAVMLGITSEELLTIYQTQFPVLQKYEREALYDATGRQLPTKLASEYRKRGGLKPADLTVDGITYQEPFQGVDRERDMELAHQHFTQLLDTRNSE, from the coding sequence GTGGTGCAAGCCGGGCAGTGGCTGTTGCTCGCCGAAGCCGAACGTTGGGCCGAAGGCCGTTACCTCGCACTCGATCTGCTCGTGGTGGCCGAACGTCGGCACGAAGCACGCGGCGGCGAGATCGATAGGGCGGCAGCGATCCTCGGCGAGCAGGCGTTCGCCCCCGACGCCGACGGCACCGTGTGGTGGGCCGAGGTGCTGAAGGATTCGGTCAAGCACACCGTTGGGGTGTCCAAGGACCTGCGCGAGGGCATCCGGCTGTCCATCGAAATCATCGCCAACGAAGTCGTGCGCCGACGCGCGGCAGCGGACCCGCCCCTCGACGCGATAGACGGCCAGGAGCTGGCGAAACATTCCCTGCGTTTCCTCTACCGCATCCTGTTTCTGCTGTATGCCGAGGCTTCCCCGGAAATGCAGGTGCTGCCCAGCGGTGCAGCCGAATACGAGGAGGGCTACGGCCTCGACCGGCTCCGCGAGTTGACCCTGGCCGAACTCGGTTCGGTGCGCGCAAAAACCGGCACCCACCTGTATGCCTCGTTGAAGAAACTCTTCGACCTCGTCGATCGCGGCCACACCCCAGCGATCCGCGAGAACATCGCCGACGATCCCGCCCCCGGCCTGGTCTTCAACCCGCTGCGTGCGGACCTGTTCTCTGCCAAGGCGACCGCACTAATCGACGAGGTAGGGCTCGGCAACGAAGCTACCCAGCAGATCCTCGAACACCTGCTGCTCTCGAAGGAGAGAAAGGGCCGAAAAGGGCGCGAACGAGGGTTCATCAGCTACGCCGAACTCGGCATCAACCAACTGGGCGCGGTCTATGAGGGCCTGATGTCCTACACCGGCTTCTTCGCCGAGGAAGACCTGTACGAGGTCGCGAAGAACGGCGACCCCGAAAAAGGATCGTGGGTGGTCCCGGTCGACCGCTCCGACCACCTGTCCGAATCCGACTTCGTCCGCGCGATCGATGAAACCACGGGCGAAGAAAAGCCCGTCCTACACACCAAGGGCACCTTCGTCTTCCGCCTCGCAGGCCGCGAACGGCAACAATCCGCGTCGTACTACACGCCGGAGGTGCTGACGAAATTCGTTGTCGAACAGGCACTCGAGGAACTACTCGACCAGAACGACACCCGCACCACCCCCGAACAGATCCTGCAACTCACCATTTGCGAGCCCGCCCTCGGCTCCGGAGCGTTCGCCATCGAGGCGGTCCGCCAGCTCGCCGCCGCCTACCTCGAACGTAAACAAGAAGACCTCGGCGAACTCATCGAAGCGGACCAGTATCCGATCGAGCTACAAAAGGTGAAGGCGCATATTGCCCTCCACCAGGTGTACGGCGTGGACCTCAACGCGACCGCCGTGGAGCTGGCGGAGATCTCCCTGTGGTTGGACACCATGGTCGCCGGGTTACAAGCGCCGTGGTTCGGTTTGCATCTACGCCGGGGCAACTCGCTCATCGGCGCGCGGCGGTCTGTGTATGCCCCGAGCATGCTCGCGAAGAAAGCGTGGCTGAAGACTTCCGCCAAGGACGTGCCGCTGGGTGAGTCGATCGGTGACGGAATCCACCACTTCCTACTGCCCTCGCAGGGCTGGGGTGCGGTGGTCGATACACCCGAGGCCAGGACCTACGCACCAGAGCGACGTGAAGAACTACGGCTGTGGCGCAATGAGATTCGCAAATCGCCGAGCAAGGCGATCGTCAAGCGGCTTTCGGCGCTGGCACAGCGGGTGGAGACGCTGTGGGAGTTCACCTTACGGCGGCTCACCATCGCGGAGTCGGAGATCCGGCGGGATATTCATCTCTGGGGTACGGAGCCGGCCGAGCACACTCCGGCGGTGACGCGGGAGGAAATCGAGGCCGCGCTGAACGACGAAGATGGTGCGTATCGGCGGCTGCGGCGAGTGATGGATGCTTGGTGTGCGCTGTGGTCGTGGCCGGTGACTGGGGATGCGGAACCACCGGATTGGGATCAGTGGGTGGGCGGTCTCGAAGCTCTGATCGGAGTACCGCCGAAAGCCGGGAAGTTCGAGAAGTACGGGCAAACCAGTATGGCCGGCGACCTGGACTGGCATGCGCTCGACACCGCTGAGGATATCGATCGAACGTTTGCGCAAGTCTCGACGATCGAACACGCCGTAGTCAGGTTCCCGTGGCTGAACATCGCGTCCGGCATCGCTGTCGCGCAGGGGTTCGTCCACTGGGACCTCGACTTCGCGCCGGTGTTCTCGCACGGTGGGTTCGATCTGCAAGTCGGTAATCCGCCATGGGTTCGGCCTGACTGGGATGAGGCTGGGGTACTTGCGGAGTTCGATCCGTGGTGGCAATTGGCCGCAAAGCCTTCCGAACAGGTCAAGAAGCAGAAGCTAGCCGCCTTGCTGGAGCTAGATGTCGTTCGGAAAGCACTGCTGGATGAACGGGCCGATCAATCCGGGCAGAACGAACATCTCGGGTCCGGCATCGACCGCCCCGTACTGTCCGGGCTACAGCCCGACCTCTACCGATGCTTCATCGAGCGAACGTGGCGCTCCTCATCCCACCGTGGGATCGTATCGATGATTCATCCGGAGACGCACTTCAGCGAGGCACGGGCGAACAAACTTCGCCGACAGTGCTATCGCCGACTGCGACGACACTGGCAGTTCCGCAATGAATTAAAGCTGTTCACCGAGATCAATCACACCCGCCAATACGGCGTGCACGTTTACGGTTCCAAATCAGATGTACGGTTCATCCAAGGAACTGCTCTGTACCATCCAGAAGTACCGACCCGATCGCTCCAACACGATGGTTCCGGACCCGCCCCCGGCGTGAAGGACCCCGACGGCAAGTGGGATGTCCGGCCGCATGCCCAGCGAGTCATTGAGATAACCGAATTAGAACTCGCCGACTGGGCAGCATTGATCGATGAACCCGGCGCTCCGGCGGCCGAATCCAGGATGCTCTACCCAGTGAATCGAGCAAGCGCAGACGTACTCAACAAACTCGCTTCTGCGCCACGCATCACTGAAACCGGGCTCGAATGGACCGATGGCTGGCACGAATCCGCCGACCGGAAGGAAGGCTACTTCGAGTCACGGTCCGCTGTACCGTCCAGTTGGGACGATGCGATCTTGCAAGGGCCGCATATTACTATCGCCTGCCCAATATATCAACAGGGCAATCCCACCATGCGCAACAATCTTGACTATTCAGCGATCGACCTTGCTTCTATTTCAGAAACATTCATCGCGCGAACCAACTATCAGCCAGCTAAACGCTACGAGGAATATATCGACGCGTATCCAAATTGGAATGGCGTACCCAGTACGAACTACTTTCGCCTCGCATGGCGTCGAATGGCCGACCCCGCAACAGTGCGCACACTCCATTCTTGCATCGTACCGCCCGGCACATGCTTCGTCGGCACGGTGCTCTCCGGAAAACTGCCAACACCAGTGGACGTAACGGTCGCGTCGGGCATTTGGTCGTCCCTGCCAGTAGATTTCTTAGTGAAAACATCTGGTTCTACAGAACTAAAACACGGCCTGATTCGTCGATTACCACATATTAGACACCATTTTCTAGAGGAACGACTCATCCTTCGCACTCTTCGAATGAACTGCCTTGTCCAACCTTTCGCGCCGCTCTGGGAATATCTTTACTCGCAACGATGGGGCGATGACAATTGGGTTCCCGGCGTCGGCATAGAGCACTCCGATCGCACAAAGATCGGTGCGATCGGGTTGGCATGGCGATGGTCCACTCCCCTCCGCCGAGCAGCCGATCGCCGCCAAGCCCTCATCGAAATCGACGCTATCGTCGCCGTCATGCTCGGCATCACCTCCGAAGAACTCCTGACGATCTACCAAACCCAGTTCCCGGTATTGCAGAAATACGAACGCGAAGCCCTTTACGATGCCACCGGCCGCCAACTCCCCACCAAACTCGCTTCTGAGTACCGCAAGCGGGGCGGGCTGAAGCCCGCCGATCTGACCGTTGACGGCATCACCTACCAGGAGCCTTTCCAAGGCGTCGACCGCGAACGGGATATGGAGTTGGCACACCAGCACTTCACGCAGCTGCTGGATACCCGGAATTCGGAATGA
- a CDS encoding helicase-related protein, giving the protein MTNVESRDSLEVAPGSIVVVRDEEWLVTSTEVGSDGRLVRVRGLSELVADTTATFYASLDDIKALDPARAQVVADGSSGYRDSRLWLESLLRKTPFPYGDQTLTVSTGMLADSLGYQRAAVAKALDPQHIRPRILIADAVGLGKTLEIGMILAELVRRGRGERILIVSPKHVLEQMQHELWCRFALPFVRLDSAGIQKVRQKLPATRNPFTYFKRAIISIDTLKSPRYKAHLERQHWDAVVIDESHNLTNVGTQNNELARILAPNTEALILASATPHNGKDESFAELLRMLDPTSVKADGTFTKEDVSSLVIRRHRHHEEVAAEVGADWAQRAEPVHLLVAPSRAEDAVAQELSRTWLHPESGSSPYSGEAKTLFPWTLAKAFLSSPAALAETIAQRRAPKSDTKSTPPSPAELAALDTLDELNAKAYNELAGKQAALVGRLAQIGVGAGSSTRAVVFAERIATLTWLTGLLPAALGLKPENVVMLYGGMSDTEQQKVVDNFKLETSPIRVLVTGDVASEGVNLHAQCHHLIHYDIPWSLIRIEQRNGRIDRYGQRHSPVISSLILQPSDPDFSGDLRVLSRLLERENQAHGTLGDVASLMGKHSVGEEESAIRDVLARRTTLDEQVRTIEEIAEGDDLDALFAQFDAAAEEPAPLPDAPRHSLYADDISFLDEALLAAFDDAPHAHPDDGGVGWTIHRNYAIAELVPPKDLRQRLGQLPQNYLTEGRVLQRLKLATSAAVGAEQLRVAREGKGINNTTWPEAHFLGPLHPVLDWASDRALSALGRNQIFVIRGNVDAPAVLLMSTLMNRRGQLISRVFSTAEFPNLDNPDFCIVEPRADLEFLSTDTGLRPGTPNPGPVGDLDRYRPLVPIAVANARSAMSMVLAEQEKTANERLAQWRRRADRWHDGAEQLELFGSQKSKVAKLSRRIVEEQRLAESLAPTQQLVRPLLVIVPDKDQ; this is encoded by the coding sequence ATGACCAACGTCGAATCCCGCGACTCACTCGAGGTCGCCCCAGGCTCCATTGTCGTGGTCCGCGACGAGGAGTGGCTGGTCACCTCCACCGAGGTCGGTTCCGACGGGCGGCTGGTGCGGGTTCGCGGACTCTCGGAGCTGGTGGCCGACACCACCGCCACCTTCTATGCGAGCCTGGACGACATCAAGGCGCTCGATCCGGCGCGGGCGCAGGTGGTCGCGGACGGTTCGTCGGGCTACCGCGATTCCCGGCTGTGGTTGGAGTCGTTGCTGCGCAAAACGCCGTTCCCCTATGGCGATCAGACGCTGACCGTGTCAACCGGGATGCTGGCCGACTCGCTCGGCTATCAGCGCGCTGCAGTGGCGAAAGCTCTTGATCCCCAGCATATTCGGCCGCGCATCTTGATCGCCGACGCGGTGGGTCTCGGCAAGACGTTGGAGATCGGCATGATCCTGGCGGAGCTGGTACGACGCGGCAGGGGCGAGCGCATCCTGATCGTCAGCCCGAAGCATGTGCTCGAGCAGATGCAGCACGAACTGTGGTGCCGGTTCGCGTTGCCGTTCGTCCGCCTCGACTCGGCGGGCATTCAGAAGGTGCGCCAGAAACTGCCCGCCACCCGCAATCCGTTCACCTATTTCAAACGGGCGATCATCTCGATCGACACGTTGAAGAGCCCGCGCTACAAGGCACACCTCGAACGGCAGCACTGGGATGCCGTGGTGATCGACGAGTCGCACAACCTCACCAACGTCGGCACCCAGAACAACGAACTCGCCCGAATCCTGGCCCCCAACACCGAGGCGTTGATCTTGGCCTCGGCCACCCCGCACAACGGCAAGGACGAGTCGTTCGCGGAACTGCTACGCATGCTCGACCCGACCTCGGTGAAGGCCGATGGAACGTTCACCAAGGAGGATGTCTCCTCGCTCGTGATCCGCCGTCATCGCCATCACGAGGAGGTGGCGGCGGAGGTCGGCGCGGATTGGGCACAGCGCGCCGAACCCGTGCACCTGCTCGTCGCTCCCTCCCGTGCGGAAGACGCCGTGGCGCAGGAGCTTTCCCGGACCTGGCTGCATCCGGAGTCGGGTTCCTCACCGTATTCGGGTGAAGCCAAGACGCTGTTCCCGTGGACGCTGGCGAAAGCGTTCCTGTCCTCCCCCGCCGCCTTGGCCGAGACGATCGCCCAGCGCCGCGCACCCAAGAGCGACACGAAATCGACTCCGCCGAGTCCCGCAGAACTGGCCGCACTGGACACCCTCGATGAGCTGAACGCGAAGGCATATAACGAATTAGCGGGAAAACAGGCCGCGTTGGTCGGTCGACTGGCCCAGATCGGCGTCGGCGCGGGGTCGAGCACCCGTGCGGTGGTGTTCGCCGAACGGATCGCCACCTTGACGTGGCTGACCGGACTGTTGCCCGCCGCGTTGGGTCTGAAGCCGGAGAACGTGGTGATGCTGTACGGCGGCATGTCCGACACCGAGCAGCAGAAGGTGGTCGACAATTTCAAGTTGGAGACCTCCCCCATCCGGGTGCTCGTCACCGGAGACGTCGCCTCCGAAGGCGTGAACCTGCACGCCCAATGCCACCACCTGATCCATTACGACATCCCGTGGTCGCTCATCCGCATCGAGCAGCGAAACGGCCGCATCGACCGCTATGGTCAGCGACATTCGCCAGTGATCTCCTCACTGATCTTGCAACCTTCCGACCCGGATTTCTCCGGCGACCTTCGTGTGCTGTCACGCCTGCTCGAGCGGGAGAACCAGGCGCACGGCACGCTCGGTGATGTCGCTTCGCTGATGGGCAAACACAGTGTGGGCGAGGAAGAGTCCGCGATCCGCGATGTGCTCGCCCGCCGCACCACCCTGGACGAGCAGGTACGCACGATCGAAGAAATCGCCGAGGGCGATGACCTCGACGCCCTGTTCGCCCAGTTCGACGCCGCCGCCGAAGAGCCGGCGCCACTGCCGGACGCACCACGCCACAGCCTCTACGCCGACGACATCAGTTTCCTCGACGAAGCCCTGCTGGCCGCGTTCGACGACGCGCCACACGCGCACCCGGACGACGGCGGCGTGGGGTGGACCATCCACCGCAACTACGCCATCGCCGAGCTCGTCCCGCCGAAGGATCTGCGCCAGCGGCTCGGACAGCTGCCGCAGAACTACCTCACCGAGGGACGGGTGCTGCAACGACTCAAGCTCGCGACCTCCGCCGCGGTCGGCGCCGAACAGCTGCGGGTGGCGCGTGAAGGCAAGGGCATCAACAACACCACTTGGCCGGAGGCGCATTTCCTCGGCCCGCTGCATCCGGTGCTCGACTGGGCCAGCGACCGGGCATTGAGCGCGCTCGGCCGCAATCAGATCTTCGTCATCCGCGGCAACGTCGACGCCCCGGCCGTGCTGCTGATGAGCACGTTGATGAACCGACGCGGCCAGTTGATCTCGCGCGTTTTCAGCACCGCCGAGTTCCCCAACCTCGACAATCCCGACTTCTGCATCGTCGAACCCCGCGCGGATCTCGAATTCCTGAGCACCGACACCGGTCTGCGTCCCGGCACACCGAATCCGGGCCCGGTGGGCGACCTCGACCGATACCGCCCGCTGGTGCCAATCGCGGTGGCCAACGCACGCAGTGCCATGTCGATGGTCCTCGCCGAGCAGGAGAAGACCGCGAACGAACGGTTGGCGCAGTGGCGCCGACGTGCGGACCGCTGGCACGACGGCGCCGAGCAGCTGGAATTGTTCGGCAGTCAGAAGAGCAAGGTGGCCAAGCTTTCCCGGCGGATCGTCGAAGAGCAACGCCTCGCCGAATCCCTCGCCCCCACCCAGCAGCTGGTGCGCCCGCTGCTGGTGATCGTTCCGGATAAGGATCAGTAA